The Candidatus Bathyarchaeota archaeon genome includes a region encoding these proteins:
- a CDS encoding AAA family ATPase, whose protein sequence is MLGGGLPRGHLTLIYGEAGSGKTTLALQAAVKAMAKGFKTIYIDSDERLSSRRLLQIAGSLGEETLQRMLILRPNSFSEQTYIVESLERYISRGVALIVLDSITRLYRAELSETRDSFGLNRELNRQMAYLSKTAKTFDLSILTISQVRAFDKRGLEPVAGRVLRFWSSIVIRMELTGKPDVRQVTVEKNSLTGKKGVFMVKITAEGLEDV, encoded by the coding sequence ATGCTCGGCGGGGGTCTTCCTAGAGGGCATCTTACTCTAATATACGGTGAAGCCGGCTCAGGTAAGACTACGCTAGCTTTACAGGCGGCCGTTAAAGCGATGGCTAAAGGGTTTAAAACCATATATATAGACTCTGACGAGAGACTGAGTTCCCGTAGGCTTTTACAGATAGCAGGTAGTCTAGGCGAGGAGACCTTACAGAGGATGCTCATACTTAGACCTAACTCGTTCAGCGAACAGACATACATAGTCGAAAGTCTTGAGAGGTATATAAGCCGAGGTGTAGCGCTGATTGTATTGGACTCGATCACTAGGCTTTATAGGGCTGAACTCTCGGAGACGAGGGACTCCTTCGGTCTAAACAGGGAGCTTAATAGGCAGATGGCTTACCTGAGCAAGACTGCTAAGACCTTCGACTTGTCGATTTTGACCATAAGCCAAGTCAGAGCTTTCGATAAAAGAGGGTTAGAACCCGTCGCCGGGAGAGTTCTAAGGTTTTGGTCCTCCATCGTCATAAGGATGGAGCTTACAGGTAAACCCGATGTCAGACAGGTTACCGTTGAGAAAAACAGTTTAACCGGGAAAAAGGGTGTCTTCATGGTTAAAATAACGGCTGAAGGATTGGAAGACGTTTAA